Proteins encoded within one genomic window of Candidatus Omnitrophota bacterium:
- a CDS encoding permease, with amino-acid sequence MVLNLIFAGLLALKDYIAHHVLTCLIPAFLLAGGMVSFFNKEAILSYLGEKASKLRSFSLAIFFSFFIASCSCTVLPVGSGLYFAGAGIGAAFIILWVAPSTNVLSLLFTSTILGTKMAISRITASLFMAFLVGWIMSVLFGKEERSKIKSTSSENKVVISKKHSILLILIFLSIILPNYIAQGKSYLINVLVWSILTVIWLIYGASTLTKEETKNWLKETWWFVRMIVPLLLVGVFIVGVIGKLLPKEFVSRWVGGNSVLAAFLATISGQLMYFGTLTESPFIDTMLKLGMGRGPALAFLLTGPGMSLPNMLAIGRLFGIKKAAVYIILIMILGTFVGWFLGNLIF; translated from the coding sequence GCTGGATTATTAGCTTTAAAAGATTATATTGCCCATCATGTTTTGACCTGTTTAATTCCTGCATTTCTTCTGGCAGGAGGTATGGTTTCTTTTTTTAATAAAGAGGCGATTTTAAGTTATTTGGGCGAAAAGGCATCTAAATTAAGGTCCTTTTCTTTAGCCATATTTTTTAGTTTTTTTATTGCCTCTTGTTCCTGTACAGTTTTGCCGGTAGGAAGCGGTCTTTATTTTGCTGGAGCAGGAATTGGCGCTGCTTTTATTATTCTTTGGGTTGCCCCTTCTACCAATGTCTTATCGCTTTTATTTACCAGTACTATTTTAGGTACAAAGATGGCTATCTCAAGAATTACTGCCTCTCTTTTTATGGCTTTTTTGGTAGGGTGGATAATGAGTGTTTTGTTTGGGAAAGAAGAAAGAAGCAAGATAAAATCTACATCTTCAGAAAATAAGGTAGTTATTAGTAAAAAACATTCCATTTTATTAATCTTGATTTTTCTTTCTATAATTCTGCCTAACTATATCGCACAAGGAAAAAGTTATTTAATTAATGTTTTGGTCTGGAGTATATTAACGGTTATTTGGTTAATTTATGGAGCGAGCACTCTTACCAAAGAAGAAACCAAAAACTGGCTTAAAGAAACGTGGTGGTTTGTGCGGATGATTGTGCCTTTGCTTTTGGTGGGTGTTTTCATTGTGGGTGTTATCGGCAAACTCTTACCTAAGGAATTTGTTTCAAGGTGGGTAGGTGGAAATTCTGTTCTGGCAGCATTTTTGGCAACAATATCAGGGCAACTGATGTACTTTGGCACATTAACTGAATCACCTTTTATTGATACGATGCTAAAATTAGGGATGGGGCGTGGTCCTGCTTTGGCATTTTTGTTAACTGGTCCCGGAATGAGCCTTCCCAATATGCTTGCTATTGGAAGACTTTTCGGAATTAAAAAGGCAGCGGTTTATATTATTCTAATCATGATTTTGGGGACATTTGTGGGCTGGTTTTTGGGAAACCTAATTTTCTAA
- a CDS encoding thioredoxin family protein, translating into MKIEIAGPGCPKCKATEKNVQEALKQLGLQAEVVHLYDMTEIAKRGIMFTPAVIVDGQVKISGKIPTVDEIKEVLSAK; encoded by the coding sequence ATGAAAATTGAAATTGCTGGCCCGGGTTGTCCAAAATGTAAAGCAACTGAGAAGAATGTTCAAGAGGCATTAAAGCAATTAGGGCTTCAGGCAGAAGTGGTTCATCTTTATGATATGACAGAAATTGCCAAAAGAGGAATAATGTTTACACCCGCCGTAATTGTGGATGGTCAAGTTAAAATCTCTGGCAAGATTCCTACGGTGGATGAGATAAAAGAAGTATTATCTGCCAAATAA